A window of Malania oleifera isolate guangnan ecotype guangnan chromosome 5, ASM2987363v1, whole genome shotgun sequence contains these coding sequences:
- the LOC131155319 gene encoding uncharacterized protein LOC131155319, producing MSGSRTAYNEGNARVKPYSSSSGSMQLAGGKGKQAAQVHEWTTRTKHEDKQSGAYERCTAKEKVSTWDTYVERGSGRVGVKDECKRSSTIKIGDRNGYTEYCKEETVRKVDFGGYNKTQHSTYDHSYNSNNRLTYDSDDDLM from the exons ATGAGTGGCAGTAGAACTGCTTATAATGAG GGAAATGCACGGGTGAAACCATATAGCAGCAGCAGCGGCAGCATGCAGTTGGCAGGAGGAAAAGGAAAGCAAGCTGCCCAAGTGCATGAATGGACTACGAGGACCAAGCACGAGGACAAGCAGAGCGGTGCTTATGAACGCTGCACTGCGAAGGAGAAGGTCTCAACCTGGGACACGTATGTGGAGCGTGGGAGTGGTCGAGTCGGGGTGAAGGATGAGTGCAAGAGGAGCTCTACAATCAAGATCGGTGACAGAAATGGCTATACTGAGTATTGCAAGGAGGAGACCGTTCGAAAAGTAGACTTCGGAGGCTACAATAAAACCCAGCACTCAACTTATGATCATAGCTACAACAGCAACAACCGGTTGACTTACGATTCCGACGATGACTTAATGTAG